One genomic region from Candidatus Woesearchaeota archaeon encodes:
- a CDS encoding ribosome biogenesis/translation initiation ATPase RLI: MKRIAIIRKDRCNPEGCGNFLCIRYCPINRKGEDCIHKAEDGKAGISEELCIGCMICVHKCPFDAIDIINLPEAFNQQPIHRYGENKFVLFSLPVPIPGKIVGILGKNGIGKSTALKILAGVHKPNLGLDHDATHEDIVNYFKGTEAQRFFEQVKAGAIKVAYKPQAVDLIPKSFQGTVRQLLDKVNETGKLQDVVTSLSLGHFLDTPIDKVSGGELQRIAIAATLLKKANLYIFDEPTSYLDIKQRLKVAEIIRSLVDPTDPVKSQNSVLVIEHDLISLDYMTDLLHIMYGKEGSFGVVSQPTSSKEGINIYLSGHLPGENVRFRDSKIQFDVKAPLDITTRSVLTSWPTLTKKQGGFSLVAHAGELHRHLVVGILGENGIGKTTFVKMLAGVLAPDAGQVDTAVTVSYKPQYLDSTSDDLVQQVLAEAISNYTQEIIKPLDLIPLFSKQLNELSGGELQRVAIAAALSKKAHLVLLDEPSAYLDVEQRLAVSKVIRYFVEMKGVSVLVVDHDLLFLDYVSDKLLVFSGQPAVAGEAAGPFSMEQGMNTLLSHLGISLRRDEFSHRPRINKKDSYKDREQKAAGKLYYS, encoded by the coding sequence ATGAAACGTATCGCAATCATTCGAAAAGACCGCTGCAACCCTGAAGGCTGCGGGAACTTTCTCTGCATTAGATACTGCCCTATCAACCGCAAAGGAGAGGATTGCATTCATAAAGCGGAAGATGGCAAAGCAGGGATTAGCGAAGAACTCTGCATTGGGTGCATGATCTGTGTGCACAAATGTCCTTTTGACGCGATTGATATCATTAATCTTCCTGAAGCGTTCAATCAACAACCTATTCATCGCTACGGCGAAAACAAATTTGTCCTTTTTTCTCTTCCTGTCCCTATTCCTGGGAAAATTGTAGGAATCCTTGGGAAGAACGGGATTGGAAAAAGTACCGCACTCAAAATTTTAGCAGGCGTTCATAAACCAAATTTGGGTTTGGATCATGACGCGACGCACGAAGATATTGTCAATTATTTCAAAGGCACAGAAGCGCAGCGCTTTTTTGAACAAGTGAAAGCAGGAGCGATTAAAGTTGCCTATAAACCGCAAGCTGTTGACCTTATTCCAAAATCATTTCAAGGAACTGTTCGGCAATTATTAGACAAAGTTAATGAAACAGGAAAATTGCAGGATGTTGTTACTTCTCTTTCTCTTGGTCACTTTCTTGACACGCCGATTGACAAAGTCTCTGGCGGCGAATTACAGCGCATCGCTATCGCAGCAACGCTTTTGAAAAAAGCGAATCTCTATATCTTTGATGAACCAACGTCGTATCTTGATATCAAACAGCGCCTCAAGGTTGCGGAAATTATTCGATCTCTTGTTGATCCTACTGATCCAGTGAAATCACAAAATTCTGTTCTTGTTATTGAACACGATCTTATTTCTCTGGATTATATGACCGACCTTCTCCACATCATGTATGGAAAAGAAGGAAGTTTTGGGGTGGTGAGTCAGCCGACCTCTTCCAAAGAAGGAATCAACATTTACCTCTCGGGTCATCTTCCTGGCGAAAACGTTCGGTTCCGTGATTCAAAAATTCAATTTGATGTGAAAGCGCCGCTTGATATTACCACTCGCTCTGTTTTAACGTCATGGCCAACACTTACGAAAAAGCAAGGCGGATTTTCTCTGGTTGCTCACGCAGGGGAGTTACATAGACACCTTGTTGTCGGAATTTTAGGAGAGAACGGTATTGGAAAAACCACTTTTGTTAAAATGCTTGCGGGTGTCCTTGCTCCAGACGCTGGACAGGTTGATACCGCAGTGACTGTTTCCTACAAACCACAATATCTTGATAGTACTTCTGATGATCTTGTCCAGCAGGTATTAGCTGAGGCGATCTCCAACTATACGCAGGAAATCATTAAGCCCCTTGATCTCATTCCGTTGTTTTCAAAGCAACTCAATGAACTCAGCGGAGGAGAATTACAGCGTGTTGCGATTGCAGCTGCGCTCAGTAAAAAAGCACATCTTGTCTTGTTGGATGAGCCTTCTGCGTATCTTGACGTTGAACAGCGCCTTGCTGTCTCTAAAGTGATTCGCTATTTTGTGGAGATGAAAGGGGTTTCTGTTCTTGTTGTTGACCACGATCTGCTGTTCCTTGATTATGTCTCTGACAAATTACTCGTGTTTTCTGGCCAGCCTGCTGTCGCAGGAGAAGCAGCTGGACCATTTTCGATGGAACAAGGGATGAATACCTTGCTTTCTCATTTAGGGATTTCTCTTCGACGAGATGAGTTTAGCCATCGACCGCGCATTAACAAAAAAGATTCTTACAAAGATCGAGAACAGAAAGCAGCAGGAAAGCTTTATTATAGTTGA